In the Ictalurus furcatus strain D&B chromosome 13, Billie_1.0, whole genome shotgun sequence genome, AGGAATGATTGACAATTTCACAGGCAAAGCAAATTACAGTGAAGATTTGTGCTCAGAATTAGACCTTGGATATCGCTTTAGATGACCTTGAGGAAACACGGGCACGATGGTTGAAAAACGTTTTAGTCTGACTTCGTAAATTCCAAAGCGTGAAGAAAATGCAGTTTATAACAGTAGTTTCTAGTCAGGAAATAACGCTCGGTCAAAGGTGAAGTCAGTGTTACCTCTGTGTAATTCCATATAGCAGTGAAGGATCACCTTTTTAAACAACTTGGATACTGATTAAGAACATCTGAAAAGTTTTGTTAACAGTGGTATTTATAAATTGTACATGGAGGTCAAAGTGGATTACAGATGGTTACTGCACTGAGTTatgaaggaaatgaaaggaGTGAGAAGTGATGAAAAGAGAAGGAAGTACAGATTTCTGAGCACCGACTGAGAAACAAGATGGGAGTGGTTACAACGCATGAATGTGCAATACAGACACCTGAAACTTCCACAAAGAAGCACAGACAGCTTTACACATTATAAGTGAGATACTATCTCCATGATAATATCTGCTTTAGAAGCCAGTGTTGTGGAAAAATTCacttcaaaaagaaagaaagagcattTTAAAGACCACATGTTAATTTTGTACCAACCTTGCTGGACAGGTTTGTGCCAAATTGTGTGATTTTCACAGTCACGGCTTCTGACATGGACAGTCGTATAATGGAGTGTACTTGACAAAGGATATTTAATTCAATATCATTTTTATCCAACTCCTGCTGTAGTGCTTACAGGGTTGACTGCTTCAGGAACTGCTTAAAATTGGGTTTCATATGATTCTGTCCAAATCACCTTGGCCTTGAAGCAGATGGTTTGCAAACTGTATGTTTGTATTCATAATCTGTAAAATCAGGAACATGGATTTGAAATCATGAGgactaaatcattttttttttttttgtatgtttaacCATGCATTGAAAAGTGGTTATTTCACTGTTAGTACAATTAAAATATACAACAGCCAGGGATAAAATTTGAAAATCATCTCGCCGAGCTGTCTGCataaagatataaaaaataaattacatcttGGGAGAGAAATAGCTCATTGTTTGATTAGctaatgaagttattataaatacacattataaatattttagaaatgaGCTTATGAGTCGGGGTTGGTGGCTTTAGAGACTATTAGTGCTACGCATaaatgtttcattcattcagtggTCAGGTGACGTTCTTTCCGTCCAGCTTAACTGATCACACGAAAATATTATTCTGACAAATTCTGTGATCTCAGGCATCTCCACATCTGCTCTAGTATTGATAACTAATGCACCatacttatattatatacagcagGTTTCTAAAATGAACAGTTGCTTTTGTTCTTTGTATAGTctacataataaaatataaatatattcacatGTAGGACTCTTGAGactgcatttcatttggttTGTGGTTTTAGATTGTTCTATTACTTAAAGTAACAATGTTTTTGTAGCACAACACCcattaatgaaaataatgtagtataaataatagtttatagacaggaattattattatatttattattattattattattattattattatagctatTTATATAACATTGGCTACATTAAATTAATAGATAGTTGAGACATGGTCATGCTCTAAATGAAGTAACAAAATTACAGACAATAACATGTATAATATCAGCACataaattgtataaaatatCTTTCATTGTAAAATTTCAGTTACAATTGTGCATTGTACAGTGAAATGCTGTTCTGCGCCCGGTTGATGTTGGAATGGTTGCTTACCTGTGAGAGAGACGCAGAGCAATTCGGAGGCGAGAGCGACCTGTTGCACGGTGCGTGAGCGCGCGTGTGcgcgtatgtgtgcgtgtgtgtgtcgcGTTTTCATGTCCTTTTCATTGAGCTAGAAAAGCAAACTGCGCCCCAAGAAGAGTCTCTCCGACAGTTGCAACTCATTCGTGTGCGGAGGTCCGTTCACTGGGTTCACTTCTGAAATTCTCCTCTCACCTAATAAAGGATTAACTCTTAACGTACAAGGTGCATTACTAGAGCTGTTTTACATGGAATTAAAGCAAACATTATGAGCTCAGTCGTTTAATTTtgttatgaataataataataaaataataataataattattattattattattattattattattattattattattattatatttttaaatacaatttcggatattaacatcattaaaatattttaattattttattttattttttttttagggggcggtttgttttttcctgtagCTATGTGTAGCCATTTCCCTTAGTTCTCTTGGGTACCCAAATACTCTCACTGTTTTTATCTCCATGTTTAATTTCCTACCACAGTTAAACTGTTATGATCATGATTCATTTTGCAGTGTAAATAATTAGTGTTTTCAATACAGGAAATCATGGGAgaaattatttacatatgtatgcatatatatatatatatatatatatatatatatatatatatatatatatatataggctgcAATACTGATTATATGTAGCATTATTAATACTGACCGTATAAAGCCTCATAGTTATCACCGattatatttattgatttagttAGTTAGACAGTTGGTGTCGGAAGGTTCTTACTcaaatatttgtgtatttgtgtcccCTCCATACGCGTTTTCCGAACGTAAACAGAGGCCAGGGCTCGCAATAAACAGGACATTCTCCGAGTTAACTAATCCTGATAGACAAAAGCAGCCTCATTACTTACCTACGGGGTGCAAGATTAGTGCTTCTGTTTACAGCGATTATCATGTCAACACCTGTGCatattaaaatactttaaatCTCACATTAGCCATGCAACTCTTttacacattccatttttatttaacgGGAAATTATTTTACCAATTCGTGCGACGTTTCATTTCCCCTATAAGAGTAAATACGAATGGTTAATTTGTTATAGTGACGTTGCTTTGGCCGTGAGAGGCGTCTCCGATTGGGGAGAAGGCCATTAGGCGCTAAGCCTCAGGATAAACAGACAATTAGGCCAAGTGAATTCACTTGTTTGTAGCATTAATTACACGCTTTGTGCAAACAAAAAGGCCATGTAAAAGAATGCAATTTGACTCAGACTTGGCAATCCGATCTTGTCTTCCTCCTTGataacttttatttacatttatatttaggtAGTTATCGCCTCATTTACGGAATGAATTTTCAAATGGTGTCTTCGAGGGTTTTGGTTTATTAGAGATGTGTGTAAAGTAGGATTTCTGGGTGTTAaactgcaaaataataataatgcggGATTATGGTTTTctgaacaacaataacaacgcctgtaaataaattattcatgtTTTTGCAATCTGGTCAGTATTTGAAAACTTTAAGATGGTTTTGAGATGATATAGCCTAGGATATTTTACCTTAACTATATCCCCAGTATCTCAGCTAACACCACAATTTATTTTACTCTTGGTTCAAACAACCTTTCAGTCTTCACCAGACGCCTTGAAGTACATCGCTTCGCTTTCTTCACCAATGTGATACTAAAATAATACAGAGCCGCTCCTCCTGCGCTGTTGTGCTGCGCGGCGCCTAAACGGAAGAGCGGCGGCTTCTGATTGGCGCGTCGAGAGGAGCCAAAAGCTGTGGAGGCTAATGACTGGCACTGCTTGACAGTGATTGGCAGGGGCTGCCATGACAACTACAGCACGACACCAAGAAGACCAATAGAAAAGCGAAACAAAATGTTTCAACGTTACACTTCAGTCTGATTAAGGGTAGACATTACAGACTTTTCGCGGCCGAGCGGTAGAACTGCGAAAACTGCGGAAACGGCGAGTTGTTAACCTcgcatctttttctttctttcttgttcgtTTGTCTCCGGCCGGTCACTCCATGGTTTTCAGGTCTCCTTTAGAGCTTTACCCCTCTCACCTGTTCCTCCCGAACTTCGTGGATCGCCCTCTGCTCCTAGCGGCCAGCCTCCCTCGCCCAAGGTCCCCGGACGATCCGGCCATGTTCCAGCTGCCCACGCTGAGCTTCACGGCCGAGCAGGTGGCCAGCGTGTGTGAAACCCTGGAGGAGACGGGTGACATCGAGCGCCTCGGCCGTTTCCTTTGGTCGCTGCCGGTGGCGCCAGGCGCATGCGACGCTATCAACAAGCATGAAGCTATCCAGCGAGCACGCGCCGTGGTCGCCTACCACACGGGCAGCTTTCGTGAGCTCTACCACATCTTGGAGAATCACAAGTTCACCAAGGAATCGCACGGCAAGCTACAAGCCATGTGGCTCGAAGCCCACTACCAGGAGGCCGAGAAGTTGCGCGGACGCCCACTCGGACCCGTCGATAAGTACCGTGTGCGCAAGAAGTTTCCACTGCCACGTACCATTTGGGATGGCGAGCAGAAGACGCACTGCTTTAAGGAGCGGACGCGCGGCCTTCTGCGGGAGTGGTACCTGCAGGATCCGTACCCTAACCCGAGCAAGAAGCGCGAGCTGGCGCAGGCCACCGGACTCACCCCCACCCAGGTGGGCAACTGGTTTAAAAACCGACGGCAACGAGACAGAGCCGCCGCCGCCAAGAATAGGTCAGTACTCCACTATTGagaaatacttttaaaatatgtaaataaaataaaataaaataagtattaCCAAAAGATAAGAAGGATAAATTCCGTTAAAAATCGCAATTTATCCACCCGATTTGTTTTCCTGATGACGCTTAAATtaagtgtttaaatatttaggaAACTTATTTATATGTTAATAAGATTGCACTTCATGTCTTTAACAATAATCATCATGTGGATGGTGTTTGTGATTAATTTAGTGAACCTGTTTAAAGGTTGTAAAATGGCTTTTGGTAAATCGAAAgttttgaatataaaaatatattaaaataaatcaatctgcAAAGGTAATTaggctcattattattattattattagtagtagtagtagtagtagtagtagtagtagtaatatgtTCTACCCATATTTATAGTACATTagaaaactgttttaaaaaattaatgtaATTGTGCAAATTATTGTGTTGTGTAATAATTCCTTATCCATGGGTACAGCTCCTCATTTCAGACATCATCAGTTTCTAGTTTTAATCCCGCTAAGATCCAATAAGGTCAATATGTGTTAATATTTTCTCCTCtagtgtataaagtgtgtgGTGTGCTTCACggaactgcagtttgtaaatcTGGCCTGTTCAGcgtcaaataaacaaataagaacTGGCgaatgtttgtttaataaacgaATAATGTTGTTAGTAATTGAATTTGCACACTAAAATGTGCTCGGTTGTAGTCAGAGTATAACGTGGATATTATAATATGCTATATGTGAACTATGGTAATCTAACTGTGAATAATGATGTGTCGGTGTATATGAATTAATCTGAATTCCTGTATGTTTGTTGCAGGCTGCAGCAGCATGCCCTGGCTCAGAGCGCTCTCCGCTCGGTCTCGGGTCCCGGGTGCGCGCAGCGCGCCTCCGCCTCTCCCAGCAGCGCGAGCGTGTGCAGTGGCGAGCGGCCCGATCCCGGCACTGTGCTCTCCGTCACCGACAGCGACTCGGACTTCGACGTATGACACACAGGCGTttgaaaacatggaaatttggacctgaaaataaacgaatcaaaagaataataataaactgaaaactGACAGCGTGGGTAGCGGCCATTTTGGCCTTTGCCGTTGTTCCTCAAATGGAGAAAAGCATGCAGTTTTTCCAAGCGCTTCAGTGGACAAACACGCTCTTTCTCTCATCTCCCTTTTGCATGGTCATTTGTGAATATTTCTGGACGGTTATGGAAAAGCACTAGGAGGATGAATTGTATAGAGACGCCATTTTACCTCTTTTCTGCTCCTGTACCCCCCGCAAAGCGGACTGTTTGAGTTTTGTATTTATCAGACAATCGTGGAAGTCAAAAGCACCTTTAAGCCGTCTTCTCTGGCTTGACAGCAGATGTTCAAAGTTTGCGTTTATCTCGAGATTTTATATATTGAATTATCAGTGTAtgatgcgtttttttttctctctttggtcTAGGCTGTACTAGATATGCTTGTATGATAATGCAGTTACGCCATCCTAAAGCATCTTTCCTTATTTTGTGTCCTTAAAAGTGtctgtaaagtgctttgagatTTTTAATATCTgctcatttgttcatttttatactgtaaatgGGTTAATGGCTCTGAAAACGCAGTGTTATGGGTCACttttatgcaaataaatataatttaatattataaCTATAGCCTATTTGTTTGTGGTTGTATTGAATGGTCAGAtttccccaaaacacaatatccTCAAGTTTATACAGTGCGATAGTCGCTTATGGATTGttcagaattaaaacaaaaaaaaattcagtttaataaaataaataaagaaaaaaaaatgaaatcatagTTATAGCCTTTTATATCGTTAGatatattcttatattataatattataattccTGTGAATTTTGCGTAAGGTCCGGTTAATGATGTTGAAATTTATCAAAACTTGAAATCAATATATTTCTGTTATAATCCAACATATAAGCGGTagcctgttgttgttgttgttgttgttgttattattattattattgttgttgttgttgttgttgtaggtaTTATGGGTTATTATTACggggtttgtttttaattataggCTTCTGTGAGGTTATTAATTAAATGCGCAAATTGTGCAAGATTTTTGCGGGTGGAATCGTTCAACTAAACAGCTTTGCTTTGACCTACAAATGTTCTCCACTAAACCAGAGAGATAAGTTCTGTCATATTTTTCATTAAACTGGCATTTTAGAAATAATGATCTCAAACTTTAACTAGTTACAGCGTCACATCTGTGCATTCGGAGTTCATCGAGAGAGATGACAATTTTATGGTTTTTATTGATACATCTAAGGGTTTTATTAATACATCTAAATTCGGTTGTCAGTAATGTGTcagttataggaaaaaaaataaatagcagtTTGTATCACATCAGGCtatccccccccctccccccctcacatcacatcaccaaaGGCTCAGTGAAAAGAGAAAGGTCTTGAATATTTCTCATCGCCTTTCGTACAGGAGAGCTGTGTCTATTATTCTGTGCATGGTTTTTCAGTCCTGTTTCCCCTTTTGAACACAACTTCCCATTAGTGTTTATTCACGCGGCAGTTCCCCTTGACCTGCATTCACTGCCCAGCATGCACCAACACAAAACGGGTCTCACCTCTGAGTAAATTCAAGTAGGGTTTTTGACTCACAGCTAACTCTCCAACACATTAGCTTACTCTGAATCGCCTAGAGATTGAGCAGTATGCTAATGGGAAAACGAatcttatgtttttttgtttgttttttttaattccctttACTAATATATGCTACTATAGTTCTGTGATCTATGATTTTAATCAGTGGTCTTCGTCTAACAAAACCAGACTATACTATACATTCATTCGGTGGATTTTCTACAATTGGGAGAATGTAAAAATTGAATTCTCCTTAGAAAAAAGTCTTCAAGAACTTCACATTTGAATAATCACGACTTTCACGTGGATTTTACACGTGTTTTTTTAGACACTTGTTTTAACACCTGTTATgtttgacattattattatttttatttatttatttatttatttatttatttatttatttttacatgtaatGTTTTACATATAATGGTTTTCATCGCCTGTGTGTTCGCATATTACTTGCAGTCACGTGTGGAAAAAAATACGATCACGtaaaatgtatgtgattttcCGCCAGAGTATAAAACAACAATcgtagctttatttatttaacgggGACGATACACAGTAATCAGCATCAGTAGGCTTATTAATAATGGAAATGTGTTAGAAAGGACAAATTTTTATttgctgttctttgctgttctTGGGCAGGTTCAAATATAAGGAAATGTTGTCACATGTACTGCATGTGAAAAACAACTGTATTGAGACTGCATGAAAGAAGGGACTTATTATTGTGATTTCTGTGTAGATTTCAGCTGGTCAGAATACATAAACAGTGATTATAACATCACTTTATTCTATAGAAATGTTATACATATAGACTGCATAttcaaacacatacatatactcTAATGCATATCTTTGTTGGAGTAGGCGTATTGTCGCTGGGGTGGTAAATTGAAGGTTACATCTTTTGTAGTTTTACTTACCTGGATAAGTAAATgtagaaatacattttcatggcCTGTGAAATACATTTTCCATTGTTTGTACCTTAAGAAGATAAAAGTGCCTGTCTGTCCTCCTCTGACTGTGCAGCAACTCCTTAACAAAAAGCACTATAACGGTGTAACCAAATCGCTAAACTATTTGCACACTGTATTTTAGTTctaatttctttttgttttgtttttttatctataATATGTCTTGAGGTCGGCTAATgaaggtttttaatttttttttttattattattat is a window encoding:
- the six3b gene encoding homeobox protein SIX3b; its protein translation is MVFRSPLELYPSHLFLPNFVDRPLLLAASLPRPRSPDDPAMFQLPTLSFTAEQVASVCETLEETGDIERLGRFLWSLPVAPGACDAINKHEAIQRARAVVAYHTGSFRELYHILENHKFTKESHGKLQAMWLEAHYQEAEKLRGRPLGPVDKYRVRKKFPLPRTIWDGEQKTHCFKERTRGLLREWYLQDPYPNPSKKRELAQATGLTPTQVGNWFKNRRQRDRAAAAKNRLQQHALAQSALRSVSGPGCAQRASASPSSASVCSGERPDPGTVLSVTDSDSDFDV